A stretch of Aedes aegypti strain LVP_AGWG chromosome 2, AaegL5.0 Primary Assembly, whole genome shotgun sequence DNA encodes these proteins:
- the LOC5571536 gene encoding cytochrome P450 6a2, whose amino-acid sequence MWLVYLVWLVAAVLLAVYLWIKKRFNFWKDRGVEYIEPEFPFGNFKTLGKVEHIAPITQRHYDYFKQKGVPYGGVFMLTSPLLYILDTKLIKTLLVKDFNHFPNRGVYFNEKDDPLSAHMFAIEGNKWKTLRNKLSPTFTSGRIKMTFPLVVGVCQQFCDHLGEVVQQSNEVEMHDLLSRYTIDVIGTCAFGIDCNSFREPDNEFRKYGKIAFDKLPHSPLVVYLMKAFRSYANAFGMKQLHEDVSSFFSKVVKDTIEYRESNNVVRNDFMDLLLKLKNTGRLEESGEEIGKISFEEIAAQAFIFFTAGYDTSSTAMTYTLYELALNQKAQEKARKCVLDIFAANNGTLTYESVGNMGYLDQCINETLRKHPPVAILERNADRDYKLPDSDIVIKKGRKIMIPTFAMHHDAEHFPDPERYDPDRFSPEQVACRDPYCYLPFGEGPRICIGMRFGTIQARVGLASLLKRFRFRVCDKTQIPVRYSKTNFILGPANGVWLRVEKL is encoded by the exons ATGTGGTTGGTTTACTTGGTATGGCTAGTGGCTGCCGTTCTACTAGCCGTTTATTTGTGGATCAAAAAGAGATTTAATTTTTGGAAGGATCGGGGCGTCGAGTACATTGAACCGGAGTTCCCGTTTGGAAATTTCAAGACCTTGGGCAAAGTGGAACACATCGCCCCAATTACGCAGCGGCACTATGACTACTTCAAGCAGAAAGGAGTCCCATATGGAGGTGTTTTCATGTTGACTTCGCCTCTGCTGTATATCTTAGACACCAAACTCATCAAAACACTTCTGGTGAAAGATTTCAACCACTTCCCCAATCGGGGAGTGTACTTCAACGAGAAGGATGACCCACTGTCGGCGCATATGTTCGCGATCGAAGGAAACAAGTGGAAGACTCTGAGGAACAAACTATCGCCTACATTTACGAGCGGACGAATCAAGATGACCTTCCCGTTGGTTGTGGGGGTGTGTCAACAGTTTTGCGACCATCTGGGAGAAGTGGTGCAGCAAAGCAACGAGGTTGAAATGCATGATCTCCTATCCAGGTACACGATCGATGTCATTGGAACGTGTGCTTTCGGGATCGATTGCAATAGTTTTCGCGAGCCGGATAACGAGTTCCGCAAGTATGGAAAGATCGCGTTCGATAAGCTTCCTCATTCACCGTTAGTTGTGTACCTCATGAAGGCCTTCCGGAGCTACGCGAATGCTTTTGGAATGAAACAGTTACACGAAGATGTTTCCTCGTTTTTCTCCAAGGTCGTCAAGGATACGATTGAGTATCGAGAATCTAATAACGTCGTTCGAAATGACTTTATGGATTTGCTGTTGAAATTGAAGAACACCGGAAGGCTGGAAGAGTCCGGGGAAGAGATAGGAAAAATATCATTCGAAGAGATCGCAGCTCAAGCATTCATCTTCTTCACTGCCGGTTACGACACTTCATCCACCGCGATGACTTACACCCTCTACGAGTTGGCACTCAACCAAAAAGCGCAGGAGAAAGCCCGAAAATGCGTGCTAGACATTTTTGCAGCCAACAATGGCACTCTAACGTACGAATCTGTCGGCAATATGGGTTATCTCGATCAGTGTATAAACG AGACGCTTCGCAAGCATCCTCCAGTGGCTATTTTGGAACGAAATGCCGATAGGGACTACAAACTGCCGGATAGCGATATCGTTATCAAGAAGGGTAGGAAAATAATGATTCCCACCTTTGCCATGCATCACGACGCGGAGCACTTCCCGGACCCGGAACGATACGATCCGGATAGGTTCTCGCCGGAACAGGTGGCCTGCCGGGACCCGTACTGTTACTTGCCATTTGGAGAGGGACCTAGAATTTGCATCGGAATGCGTTTCGGTACTATTCAGGCTAGGGTGGGTTTGGCCAGTTTGTTGAAGCGGTTCAGATTCAGGGTGTGTGATAAAACGCAAATACCGGTTCGGTATTCGAAGACCAACTTCATTCTGGGGCCGGCCAATGGAGTTTGGTTGAGGGTGGAAAAACTTTGA